GATGCATGGCCGCCTATGCGCTGGTTCGTTTCCGTTTCATGGGGCGCGATACGGTATCGATCTCCACCCTGTTGGTGCGCATGGCCCCGCCGGCCGTTCTGCTGGTGCCGGTCTTCGGTCTTTGGAACAACGAGTTCTGCATCGACAAGAACACGATGGTCGGCGAATGGATCCGCGACACTTTCGGTGGCCGGGGCGATGTGTGCCTGGCGGGAACCCATTCCGGCATTATCATTATCTACGTCGCCATGAACCTGCCCTTCGTGATCTGGATTTTGCAGAGCTTTATCGTCCAGGTGCCGCGGCCGCTCGAAGAGGCGGCAAGGGTTGATGGCGCCGGACCGTTTCAGGTTTTTTTCCTGGTTGTTTTGCCGCTTATCAAACCAGGTCTGGCAGCGGCGGCCATCTTCACATTCCGGGTTGCGTGGAACGAATATCTGCTTGCCAGCGCGCTTTCAGACCGTGACACCAAAACGGTGCCGATCCTGATCGTCAACAACATGTCGGAATTCAATGTCGAGTGGGGTGTTATCATGGCCACTGGCATGTTGCTGGCGGTTCCGCCGATCATATTCACGCTGCTTGCATCACGACAGATCATCACCGGCATGACAGCCGGGGCGGTCAAGGGATAGCAGCATGTTTGAGTGGCTTGCCGCACCTCTTGACGCCACACGTGTGCACGATGTCGGCTTTCATCTGTCCTGGCATGCACGCCTGATGGTGATCGCCTGGGGCGTTCTGGTGCCTGTCGGCGTCCTTGCGGCCCGCTATTTCAAGATCCTGCCAGGCCAGCCCTGGCCGCAGGAAATGGATAACCGGACCTGGTGGAATGCCCATCGATTTTGTCAGTATTCAGCGGTCGGTCTGACAGCCGCAGCAATCGCGCTCATCAAGCTATCCCCTGATGTGAGCTGGGCATCGGGCATCCATTATCTGGCCGGCTGGGCCGTTGCCGCACTTGCCGCCGTTCAGGTCGGGGGAGGTATTTTTCGCGGCACCAAGGGTGGGCCGACAGAGCCTGCACCTGATGGATCCTGGCGGGGCGATCACTATGACATGACCAAGCGCCGGATCATCTTCGAATATACACACAAGACGCTCGGCTACGTGGCCATGCTTGTAGCCGCCGTCGCAATGATTTCCGGGTTGTGGCAGGCCAATGCGCCAAGATGGATGCCGCTGGCGATCGGTGCCTGGTGGGTATTTCTATTGGTTCTGGCTGTCCATTTGCAGCGATTGGGAATGTGTGTCGATACCTATCAGGCGCATTGGGGGACCGACAACATCCATCCGGGTAACAACCGGGAAAGGCCGATCGGGTTCCGTATCAGGCGCATGGAACATCCCCAGCCCGGGGATGAGGTTTCAAACTGAGAATAGGTTCGCTTCGGTGACGTGGTGATGAATGCGGCCGTCGAAGAACTCGGCCACGATTTCGCCCGTCACGTCGCGCGATTGGGATCGGGCCGGTGAGGAGAGGGCGCTGTCCATGGCTGCGCGGTCGGCATAGCTGATTGCCAGAATAAGCGGGAATTCGGGCGCGCCCTCATCACGCTCTTCGGAGAACATGACGCGGACTTCCAGCGCACCGGGAAACTGTTTCCACAGGGGAACCAACCGCTCCAGCACAGCGTCGCGAAAGGCCTGTGTCTGTCCGTCGTGAACCTGCCCTTCGAACAGGGCGTAGCGGGTTATCATGAGAATTGATCCTTGGTTGGGCCCTTGAAATATTCCATCACGGCGGCCTGATCCTCGCCGCCAAGGCCCGCTGCGGTCAGCATCTTGTGTATTTCCATACACAGCGCGGTCATGGGCATGGATGTCCCGGTCTGCATCGAGAGTTCTTGCGCAAAGGTGAGATCCTTGACCATGTTGTCGATGCGCCCGGTCCGGCGATAATCCCGTGTCGCGAAGCGGGGCATGTATTCCTGCAGCAGGGCGCTGTCGGCCCGTCCGCCCTTCAAGGCAACCGGAATTTTCTCAGCATCCACGCCGGCGTCGAGCGCCAGTTGCGTTGCTTCAGCCACCGCGAGGAAGCCGAGGCCGCACAGAACCTGATTGATGATCTTGGTGGTCTGGCCGGCACCGCTCGGGCCCATATGGGTGTAGTTCCTGGCGACGTGCTTCAGGCACTCATGCGCTTTTTCGACATCGGCTTCATCACCGCCGGCCATTAAAGTCAGTTCGCCGATCAATGCCTTTGGCGCGCCTCCGGACAGGGGAGAGTCGACCCAGGCGAGCCCTTTGGCTTTCGCCTGTTCAGAAAACCCGCGTGTACTTTCAGGGTCGATCGACGACATATCGATAAAAACCGTGCCGGGCTTTGAACCTTCCGCCGCGCCGCTTTCTCCGAAAGCTGCAAGCCCTACGATTTTGGCTGAGTTGAGGGAGAAGATCACAAAATCCGATCGGCTCGCCGCCTCGGCGGCCGTGGCGGATGCGTTGGCTCCCTTTTCGACAAGTTCGTCGACACGTGCCTGGTCCAGATCGAACACGTGAACCGTATTGCCGGTTTGCAGGAGGCGTGTCCCGATGGCGCCGCCCATTGCGCCGGCGCCTATCAATGCAACTGTGTTGGTCATGTTTTGTGTGCCTCCAGTTTTTTGCGGATATCGGAGACGATCGAATCCAGATCGCCACTGATATCGATGTCGACAAAGAGCTCGTCATGTGTTGGTGGTTCAAGCGCGTCGAATTGGCTGTCGAGTAACGACAGCGGCATGAAATGACCGGTGCGGGCTGCCATGCGCGTTTCAATCAGCTCTCGCGAGCCGTTGAGGAAAATGAAGCAGACATCGCCGCCGGCAGTCATTCTGATGATATCGCGATAGCCGCGTTTAAGCGCCGAGCAGCCGATGGCGACCGGCTCGGCATGATCCCTCATGGTTTCGCCGATTTGCATGAGCCATGGCAGGCGGTCTTCGTCGGTCAGCGGCTCACCTGCCGCCATCTTGTCAATGTTGCGTTGCGGGTGCAGTGCATCTCCGTCGATAAACGCCCATCCATATTGGGTGATGAGCGCCTCGCCAACACTTGTCTTGCCACATCCGGCAACACCCATAATGATGAATTTTCCGCTCACAGGGATGCCGTGATGCCGCCGTCAACGTAAATGGTCTGGCCGTTGACGAAGCTTGAGGCATCCGAGGCGAGGAAGATGCAGGCGCCCCGCAATTCTTCGACATCTCCCCAGCGTCCGGCCGGTGTGCGCTTTTCGAGCCAGGCGGAAAATTCGGCGTCTGCGACAAGGGCCGCATTGAGCGGGGTGTCGAAATAACCGGGTGCAATCGCATTGCATTGCAGTCCGTACTTTGCCCAGTCCGTCGCCATGCCCTTTGTCAGGTTTGCGACGGCACCCTTGGTGGCCGTGTACGGCGCAATAGACGGTCTTGCCAGGCTCGATTGCACCGACGCAATGTTGATGATCTTGCCTGCCTTGCGGTCAATCATATGACGGGCGGCCGCCTGGCCGACATGAAACACTGAGGCAATGTTGGTCTGCAGCAGTTTTTCGAATGCCGAAGCCTCAAACTCTTCCAGCGGTGCGCGGTGCTGCATGCCGGCATTGTTGACCAGGATGTCGATCGCACCGGATGATTTCTCATAGGTGTCGATAGCGGCGCGGACAGCATCATGATCCGTCACATCAAAGGCTAAGACGCTGCAATCATTGTCGAATTTTGATGTCGCATCTTTCAACTTTGTTTCGTCACGGCCATTCAGGATGACATGCGCCCCTGCTTCGGCAAGGCCTTTTGCCAGTGCGAAACCAATCCCCTGAGAAGAGCCGGTGATCAAGGCGGTGCGGCCCGACAGGTCAAACATTTTCATAAGAAGCTAATCCTTATTTTGCCCTCGACATTCAAAATTATGCGTATATGTTATCGATAACATTTTCAAGCCGTGGAGTGTGATTTCGTGTCCAAACCCGAAATTTTGCAGATGGGTCCATACCCGTCCTGGGACGAGGCCCCCCTGTCGGAGGCCTTTGTGTTGCATCGTTATTTTGAAGCTGAGGACAAGCCGGCGCTGCTGCGCGACCACGCCGCCGGTATTCG
This portion of the Hoeflea prorocentri genome encodes:
- a CDS encoding carbohydrate ABC transporter permease, which codes for MSSATHQKQNPAFYALLVLLVFMAIGPVLLMLANSFKLDVDIISGATGLIFLPTIQNYETALCDIIWYEPDHLDFCALKFGGSFINSIIIALFSTALTLVIGCMAAYALVRFRFMGRDTVSISTLLVRMAPPAVLLVPVFGLWNNEFCIDKNTMVGEWIRDTFGGRGDVCLAGTHSGIIIIYVAMNLPFVIWILQSFIVQVPRPLEEAARVDGAGPFQVFFLVVLPLIKPGLAAAAIFTFRVAWNEYLLASALSDRDTKTVPILIVNNMSEFNVEWGVIMATGMLLAVPPIIFTLLASRQIITGMTAGAVKG
- a CDS encoding cytochrome b561 domain-containing protein; translation: MFEWLAAPLDATRVHDVGFHLSWHARLMVIAWGVLVPVGVLAARYFKILPGQPWPQEMDNRTWWNAHRFCQYSAVGLTAAAIALIKLSPDVSWASGIHYLAGWAVAALAAVQVGGGIFRGTKGGPTEPAPDGSWRGDHYDMTKRRIIFEYTHKTLGYVAMLVAAVAMISGLWQANAPRWMPLAIGAWWVFLLVLAVHLQRLGMCVDTYQAHWGTDNIHPGNNRERPIGFRIRRMEHPQPGDEVSN
- a CDS encoding antibiotic biosynthesis monooxygenase, with the translated sequence MITRYALFEGQVHDGQTQAFRDAVLERLVPLWKQFPGALEVRVMFSEERDEGAPEFPLILAISYADRAAMDSALSSPARSQSRDVTGEIVAEFFDGRIHHHVTEANLFSV
- a CDS encoding gluconokinase produces the protein MSGKFIIMGVAGCGKTSVGEALITQYGWAFIDGDALHPQRNIDKMAAGEPLTDEDRLPWLMQIGETMRDHAEPVAIGCSALKRGYRDIIRMTAGGDVCFIFLNGSRELIETRMAARTGHFMPLSLLDSQFDALEPPTHDELFVDIDISGDLDSIVSDIRKKLEAHKT
- a CDS encoding SDR family oxidoreductase; its protein translation is MKMFDLSGRTALITGSSQGIGFALAKGLAEAGAHVILNGRDETKLKDATSKFDNDCSVLAFDVTDHDAVRAAIDTYEKSSGAIDILVNNAGMQHRAPLEEFEASAFEKLLQTNIASVFHVGQAAARHMIDRKAGKIINIASVQSSLARPSIAPYTATKGAVANLTKGMATDWAKYGLQCNAIAPGYFDTPLNAALVADAEFSAWLEKRTPAGRWGDVEELRGACIFLASDASSFVNGQTIYVDGGITASL